A stretch of the Aegilops tauschii subsp. strangulata cultivar AL8/78 chromosome 4, Aet v6.0, whole genome shotgun sequence genome encodes the following:
- the LOC109762640 gene encoding branched-chain amino acid aminotransferase 2, chloroplastic isoform X1, which yields MELGLASSRGPAGPSLAVAGRRPRSSLSPPLPCPLSLQIQTRGYSMPTLHHKDHTAVGCQASVATKYMETDDIVDLDWENLGFGLVDTDFMYMAKCGPDGNFSNGEILPFGPIALSPSAGVLNYGQGLFEGLKAYRKTDGYILLFRPEENAVRMKNGSDRMCMPAPSVEQFVDAVKQTVLANKRWVPPTGKGSLYIRPLLIGSGAILGLAPAPEYTFLIYVSPVGNYFKEGLAPINLIIEDNFHRAAPGGTGGVKTIGNYASVLKAQRTAKEKGYSDVLYLDAVHNKYLEEVSSCNIFVVKGNAISTPAIEGTILPGITRKSIIEVAESKGYKVEERHVSVDELLDADEVFCTGTAVVVSPVGSITYKGKRVEYDGNQGVGVVSQQLYTSLTSLQMGHTEDRMGWTVQLN from the exons ATGGAGCTCGGTCTCGCCTCCTCCCGCGGCCCGGCCGGCCCCTCGCTCGCCGTCGCCGGGCGGCGGCCGCGGTCCTCGCTCTCGCCGCCGCTGCCGTGCCCCCTTTCGCTTCAG ATACAGACTCGCGGTTACTCGATGCCGACTCTCCATCACAAGGACCATACCGCAGTAGGATGCCAGGCTTCTGTAGCAACTAAATACAT GGAAACAGATGATATAGTCGATCTGGACTGGGAAAACCTTGGCTTTGGCCTTGTTGATACCGACTTTATGTACATGGCCAAATGCGGGCCAGATGGAAACTTTTCCAACGGAGAAATCCTGCCTTTTGGACCCATAGCACTAAGCCCGTCTGCTGGAGTCTTAAATTATGGGCAG GGATTGTTTGAGGGCCTAAAAGCATATAGGAAAACTGATGGGTATATCCTATTATTCCGTCCGGAGGAGAATGCCGTACGGATGAAAAATGGTTCAGATAGGATGTGCATGCCTGCACCAAGTGTTGAGCAATTCGTGGATGCAGTGAAGCAAACTGTTCTGGCAAATAAAAGATGG GTGCCTCCTACCGGTAAAGGTTCCTTGTATATCAGGCCACTACTTATTGGAAGCGGGGCTATTCTTGGTCTTGCACCTGCTCCTGAGTACACCTTCCTTATTTATGTCTCCCCTGTTGGAAATTATTTCAAG GAAGGTTTAGCTCCTATTAACTTGATTATTGAAGATAACTTTCACCGTGCGGCCCCTGGTGGAACTGGAGGCGTGAAAACCATTGGAAACTATGCCTCG GTGTTGAAAGCACAGAGAACTGCAAAGGAGAAAGGATATTCTGATGTCCTTTATTTGGATGCCGTTCACAACAAATATCTGGAAGAAGTTTCTTCATGCAATATTTTCGTTGTGAAA GGCAATGCTATTTCCACTCCAGCAATAGAAGGAACGATACTGCCTGGTATCACAAGGAAAAGTATCATCGAAGTTGCCGAGAGTAAAGGCTACAAG GTGGAGGAACGCCATGTGTCCGTAGACGAACTGCTTGATGCAGACGAAGTTTTCTGCACAGGAACAGCTGTTGTGGTTTCACCCGTGGGGAGCATTACCTATAAGGGGAAAAG GGTAGAGTACGATGGCAACCAAGGAGTCGGCGTGGTCTCACAGCAGCTATACACCTCGCTGACAAGCCTCCAGATGGGCCACACAGAGGATCGGATGGGCTGGACTGTGCAACTGAATTAA
- the LOC109762640 gene encoding branched-chain amino acid aminotransferase 2, chloroplastic isoform X2: MPTLHHKDHTAVGCQASVATKYMETDDIVDLDWENLGFGLVDTDFMYMAKCGPDGNFSNGEILPFGPIALSPSAGVLNYGQGLFEGLKAYRKTDGYILLFRPEENAVRMKNGSDRMCMPAPSVEQFVDAVKQTVLANKRWVPPTGKGSLYIRPLLIGSGAILGLAPAPEYTFLIYVSPVGNYFKEGLAPINLIIEDNFHRAAPGGTGGVKTIGNYASVLKAQRTAKEKGYSDVLYLDAVHNKYLEEVSSCNIFVVKGNAISTPAIEGTILPGITRKSIIEVAESKGYKVEERHVSVDELLDADEVFCTGTAVVVSPVGSITYKGKRVEYDGNQGVGVVSQQLYTSLTSLQMGHTEDRMGWTVQLN; this comes from the exons ATGCCGACTCTCCATCACAAGGACCATACCGCAGTAGGATGCCAGGCTTCTGTAGCAACTAAATACAT GGAAACAGATGATATAGTCGATCTGGACTGGGAAAACCTTGGCTTTGGCCTTGTTGATACCGACTTTATGTACATGGCCAAATGCGGGCCAGATGGAAACTTTTCCAACGGAGAAATCCTGCCTTTTGGACCCATAGCACTAAGCCCGTCTGCTGGAGTCTTAAATTATGGGCAG GGATTGTTTGAGGGCCTAAAAGCATATAGGAAAACTGATGGGTATATCCTATTATTCCGTCCGGAGGAGAATGCCGTACGGATGAAAAATGGTTCAGATAGGATGTGCATGCCTGCACCAAGTGTTGAGCAATTCGTGGATGCAGTGAAGCAAACTGTTCTGGCAAATAAAAGATGG GTGCCTCCTACCGGTAAAGGTTCCTTGTATATCAGGCCACTACTTATTGGAAGCGGGGCTATTCTTGGTCTTGCACCTGCTCCTGAGTACACCTTCCTTATTTATGTCTCCCCTGTTGGAAATTATTTCAAG GAAGGTTTAGCTCCTATTAACTTGATTATTGAAGATAACTTTCACCGTGCGGCCCCTGGTGGAACTGGAGGCGTGAAAACCATTGGAAACTATGCCTCG GTGTTGAAAGCACAGAGAACTGCAAAGGAGAAAGGATATTCTGATGTCCTTTATTTGGATGCCGTTCACAACAAATATCTGGAAGAAGTTTCTTCATGCAATATTTTCGTTGTGAAA GGCAATGCTATTTCCACTCCAGCAATAGAAGGAACGATACTGCCTGGTATCACAAGGAAAAGTATCATCGAAGTTGCCGAGAGTAAAGGCTACAAG GTGGAGGAACGCCATGTGTCCGTAGACGAACTGCTTGATGCAGACGAAGTTTTCTGCACAGGAACAGCTGTTGTGGTTTCACCCGTGGGGAGCATTACCTATAAGGGGAAAAG GGTAGAGTACGATGGCAACCAAGGAGTCGGCGTGGTCTCACAGCAGCTATACACCTCGCTGACAAGCCTCCAGATGGGCCACACAGAGGATCGGATGGGCTGGACTGTGCAACTGAATTAA
- the LOC109762606 gene encoding fatty acyl-CoA reductase 1, whose amino-acid sequence MVDTLSEEKIIGYFKNKSILITGSTGFLGKILVEKILRVQPDVKKIYLPVRAVDAAAAKHRVETEVVGKELFGLLREKHGDGFQSFIGVKIVPLAGDVMREDFGVDSETLRELRVTQELDVIVNGAATTNFYERYDVALDVNVMGVKHMCNFAKKCPNLKVLLHVSTAYVAGEKQGLVQERPFKNGETLLEGTHLDIDTELRLAKDLKKQLEADVDSSPKAERKAMKDLGLTRARHFGWPNTYVFTKSMGEMVLGQLQCDVPVVIVRPSIITSVQNDPLPGWIEGTRTIDTIVIGYAKQNLAYFLADLNLTMDVMPGDMVVNATMAAIVAHSSSSLEKTKPYPEPHAPAVYHVSSSRRNPAPYNVLHEAGFRYFTEHPRVGPDGRTVGTHKMTFLSSIASFHLFMMLRYRLLLELLHLLSILCCGLFGLDTLYHDQARKYRFVMHLVDLYGPFALFKGCFDDVNLNKLRLAMTSNHGSLFNFDPKTIDWDDYFYRVHIPGVIKYMLK is encoded by the exons ATGGTTGACACACTGAGTGAAGAGAAGATCATTGGATACTTCAAGAACAAGAGCATCCTCATCACTGGATCAACAGGCTTTCTTGGAAAGa TACTAGTGGAAAAGATACTGAGAGTTCAACCTGATGTGAAGAAGATCTACCTCCCGGTGCGAGCGGTGGATGCGGCTGCGGCGAAGCATCGGGTGGAGACTGAG GTGGTAGGGAAGGAGCTGTTCGGGCTTCTGAGGGAGAAGCACGGGGACGGGTTTCAATCTTTCATCGGAGTGAAGATCGTCCCGTTGGCCGGAGATGTGATGCGTGAGGACTTCGGCGTCGACAGCGAGACCTTGAGGGAGCTCCGGGTGACCCAAGAGCTCGATGTCATCGTTAATGGCGCCGCCACCACCAACTTCTACGAAAG GTATGATGTGGCCCTGGACGTGAACGTGATGGGAGTAAAGCATATGTGCAACTTCGCCAAGAAGTGCCCCAATCTCAAGGTGCTCCTCCACGTTTCCACGG CTTATGTGGCGGGTGAGAAGCAAGGACTGGTGCAAGAGAGACCATTCAAGAATGGCGAGACGCTGCTTGAGGGGACCCACCTCGATATCGACACCGAGCTGAGACTGGCCAAGGACCTGAAAAAGCAGCTTGAGGCCGACGTCGACTCGTCGCCCAAGGCCGAAAGGAAGGCCATGAAGGACCTTGGCCTTACCAGGGCCCGGCACTTCGGGTGGCCGAACACATACGTGTTCACCAAGTCGATGGGGGAGATGGTGCTGGGCCAGTTGCAGTGTGATGTCCCTGTTGTCATCGTCCGTCCCAGCATCATCACCAGTGTCCAGAACGACCCACTGCCCGGATGGATCGAAGGCACCAG GACGATCGACACGATCGTGATCGGCTATGCCAAGCAGAACCTGGCATACTTCTTGGCCGACCTCAACCTCACCATGGATGTG ATGCCCGGCGACATGGTGGTGAATGCGACGATGGCTGCCATCGTGGCACACAGCTCGTCCTCATTGGAGAAGACAAAGCCATATCCCGAGCCACACGCACCGGCGGTGTACCATGTGAGCTCGTCGCGGCGTAATCCGGCACCATACAATGTGCTTCACGAGGCGGGGTTTCGGTACTTCACGGAGCACCCTCGGGTGGGCCCTGACGGCCGCACCGTGGGTACCCATAAGATGACATTCCTCAGCAGCATTGCTTCCTTCCACCTCTTTATGATGCTCAGGTACCGCCTCCTCCTCGAGCTCCTCCACCTGCTCTCCATCCTCTGCtgcggcctcttcggcctcgacACCCTCTACCACGACCAAGCACGCAAGTACAG GTTCGTGATGCACCTGGTGGATCTGTACGGGCCCTTCGCGCTGTTCAAGGGGTGCTTCGATGACGTCAACCTAAACAAACTAAGGCTCGCCATGACCAGCAACCATGGCAGCCTCTTCAATTTCGACCCGAAGACCATTGACTGGGATGACTATTTCTACAGGGTCCACATCCCCGGGGTCATAAAGTACATGCTCAAGTGA
- the LOC109762607 gene encoding putative E3 ubiquitin-protein ligase SINA-like 6 isoform X1 produces the protein MAKFSFADADADEDPPPAAAAGSEKRKREGGPAPEDGAAGGGPPPKARRLEVVGGEREERAVAGCGREVGRVGAGGDGDAAGISMRIDPDLLDCSICFEPLCPPLYQLVLCIFQCQNGHVACLSCWSRLSNKCHVCSHDAIFARNIALEKIVESIKSSCAYAKWGCCELVSYTQRNTHEETCLFAPSTCPIPGCGYRGFTGRWSGHFLVDHHSADFLHFVYGQPFEVNLEASLPFLVLLGEDDHLFLLLNKNMTPFGHAFSVVCLRTGDLNWKFSYEIEAASTRNPENCLQLKASVTNAKEWAGLRPTKAFLLVPYDFCSSTNLTLNLSIGRSASV, from the exons ATGGCCAAGTTCTCCttcgccgacgccgacgccgacgaagaccctccacccgccgccgccgccgggtcCGAGAAGAGGAAGCGCGAAGGCGGCCCTGCCCCTGAAGACGGGGCGGCTGGTGGAGGGCCGCCCCCCAAGGCCCGGAGACTGGAGGTCGTGGGCGGCGAGCGGGAGGAGAGGGCGGTGGCGGGGTGCGGTCGGGAGGTGGGGAGGGTCGGCGCCGGCGGGGATGGCGACGCGGCGGGGATCAGCATGCGGATCGACCCGGACCTGCTCGACTGCTCCATCTGCTTCGAGCCCCTCTGCCCTCCCCTCTACCAG CTTGTTTTGTGTATTTTCCAGTGCCAGAATGGCCATGTAGCATGCTTGTCCTGCTGGTCCAGGCTCAGCAACAAGTGTCATGTTTGTTCTCATGATGCGATCTTTGCACGGAACATTGCACTGGAGAAGATTGTTGAGTCAATCAAGTCCTCCTGCGCATACGCCAAGTGGGGCTGTTGCGAGTTGGTTAGCTACACGCAACGAAACACACATGAAGAAACTTGCCTCTTTGCTCCTTCAACGTGTCCGATTCCTGGCTGTGGATACAGAGGCTTCACAGGGCGTTGGTCAGGCCACTTCCTCGTCGACCACCACAGTGCCGATTTCTTGCACTTCGTTTACGGCCAGCCATTTGAAGTGAATTTGGAGGCGTCCCTGCCTTTTCTTGTTCTTCTCGGAGAGGACGATCACCTCTTCCTGCTGCTGAACAAGAACATGACGCCCTTCGGGCATGCCTTTTCCGTGGTTTGCCTCAGGACTGGCGATTTGAACTGGAAGTTCTCCTACGAAATCGAAGCGGCCAGTACGAGAAACCCCGAAAACTGCCTGCAACTCAAGGCCTCTGTCACAAATGCAAAGGAGTGGGCGGGTCTGCGCCCTACAAAAGCTTTCCTTTTGGTCCCATATGATTTCTGCAGTTCTACTAACCTAACGCTGAATCTCTCGATTGGGAGGTCTGCCTCTGTATGA
- the LOC109762607 gene encoding putative E3 ubiquitin-protein ligase SINA-like 6 isoform X2 produces the protein MAKFSFADADADEDPPPAAAAGSEKRKREGGPAPEDGAAGGGPPPKARRLEVVGGEREERAVAGCGREVGRVGAGGDGDAAGISMRIDPDLLDCSICFEPLCPPLYQCQNGHVACLSCWSRLSNKCHVCSHDAIFARNIALEKIVESIKSSCAYAKWGCCELVSYTQRNTHEETCLFAPSTCPIPGCGYRGFTGRWSGHFLVDHHSADFLHFVYGQPFEVNLEASLPFLVLLGEDDHLFLLLNKNMTPFGHAFSVVCLRTGDLNWKFSYEIEAASTRNPENCLQLKASVTNAKEWAGLRPTKAFLLVPYDFCSSTNLTLNLSIGRSASV, from the exons ATGGCCAAGTTCTCCttcgccgacgccgacgccgacgaagaccctccacccgccgccgccgccgggtcCGAGAAGAGGAAGCGCGAAGGCGGCCCTGCCCCTGAAGACGGGGCGGCTGGTGGAGGGCCGCCCCCCAAGGCCCGGAGACTGGAGGTCGTGGGCGGCGAGCGGGAGGAGAGGGCGGTGGCGGGGTGCGGTCGGGAGGTGGGGAGGGTCGGCGCCGGCGGGGATGGCGACGCGGCGGGGATCAGCATGCGGATCGACCCGGACCTGCTCGACTGCTCCATCTGCTTCGAGCCCCTCTGCCCTCCCCTCTACCAG TGCCAGAATGGCCATGTAGCATGCTTGTCCTGCTGGTCCAGGCTCAGCAACAAGTGTCATGTTTGTTCTCATGATGCGATCTTTGCACGGAACATTGCACTGGAGAAGATTGTTGAGTCAATCAAGTCCTCCTGCGCATACGCCAAGTGGGGCTGTTGCGAGTTGGTTAGCTACACGCAACGAAACACACATGAAGAAACTTGCCTCTTTGCTCCTTCAACGTGTCCGATTCCTGGCTGTGGATACAGAGGCTTCACAGGGCGTTGGTCAGGCCACTTCCTCGTCGACCACCACAGTGCCGATTTCTTGCACTTCGTTTACGGCCAGCCATTTGAAGTGAATTTGGAGGCGTCCCTGCCTTTTCTTGTTCTTCTCGGAGAGGACGATCACCTCTTCCTGCTGCTGAACAAGAACATGACGCCCTTCGGGCATGCCTTTTCCGTGGTTTGCCTCAGGACTGGCGATTTGAACTGGAAGTTCTCCTACGAAATCGAAGCGGCCAGTACGAGAAACCCCGAAAACTGCCTGCAACTCAAGGCCTCTGTCACAAATGCAAAGGAGTGGGCGGGTCTGCGCCCTACAAAAGCTTTCCTTTTGGTCCCATATGATTTCTGCAGTTCTACTAACCTAACGCTGAATCTCTCGATTGGGAGGTCTGCCTCTGTATGA
- the LOC109762607 gene encoding putative E3 ubiquitin-protein ligase SINA-like 6 isoform X3 — protein MAKFSFADADADEDPPPAAAAGSEKRKREGGPAPEDGAAGGGPPPKARRLEVVGGEREERAVAGCGREVGRVGAGGDGDAAGISMRIDPDLLDCSICFEPLCPPLYQDTVTTDQFLKCILEPMSPLFLTTESLHMEGELILGFKCQNGHVACLSCWSRLSNKCHVCSHDAIFARNIALEKIVESIKSSCAYAKWGCCELVSYTQRNTHEETCLFAPSTCPIPGCGYRGFTGRWSGHFLVDHHSADFLHFVYGQPFEVNLEASLPFLVLLGEDDHLFLLLNKNMTPFGHAFSVVCLRTGDLNWKFSYEIEAASTRNPENCLQLKASVTNAKEWAGLRPTKAFLLVPYDFCSSTNLTLNLSIGRSASV, from the exons ATGGCCAAGTTCTCCttcgccgacgccgacgccgacgaagaccctccacccgccgccgccgccgggtcCGAGAAGAGGAAGCGCGAAGGCGGCCCTGCCCCTGAAGACGGGGCGGCTGGTGGAGGGCCGCCCCCCAAGGCCCGGAGACTGGAGGTCGTGGGCGGCGAGCGGGAGGAGAGGGCGGTGGCGGGGTGCGGTCGGGAGGTGGGGAGGGTCGGCGCCGGCGGGGATGGCGACGCGGCGGGGATCAGCATGCGGATCGACCCGGACCTGCTCGACTGCTCCATCTGCTTCGAGCCCCTCTGCCCTCCCCTCTACCAG GACACTGTGACCACAGACCAGTTTTTAAAATGCATTCTTGAGCCAATGTCCCCATTATTCCTGACAACTGAATCTCTGCATATGGAAGGAGAACTAATTTTGGGATTCAAG TGCCAGAATGGCCATGTAGCATGCTTGTCCTGCTGGTCCAGGCTCAGCAACAAGTGTCATGTTTGTTCTCATGATGCGATCTTTGCACGGAACATTGCACTGGAGAAGATTGTTGAGTCAATCAAGTCCTCCTGCGCATACGCCAAGTGGGGCTGTTGCGAGTTGGTTAGCTACACGCAACGAAACACACATGAAGAAACTTGCCTCTTTGCTCCTTCAACGTGTCCGATTCCTGGCTGTGGATACAGAGGCTTCACAGGGCGTTGGTCAGGCCACTTCCTCGTCGACCACCACAGTGCCGATTTCTTGCACTTCGTTTACGGCCAGCCATTTGAAGTGAATTTGGAGGCGTCCCTGCCTTTTCTTGTTCTTCTCGGAGAGGACGATCACCTCTTCCTGCTGCTGAACAAGAACATGACGCCCTTCGGGCATGCCTTTTCCGTGGTTTGCCTCAGGACTGGCGATTTGAACTGGAAGTTCTCCTACGAAATCGAAGCGGCCAGTACGAGAAACCCCGAAAACTGCCTGCAACTCAAGGCCTCTGTCACAAATGCAAAGGAGTGGGCGGGTCTGCGCCCTACAAAAGCTTTCCTTTTGGTCCCATATGATTTCTGCAGTTCTACTAACCTAACGCTGAATCTCTCGATTGGGAGGTCTGCCTCTGTATGA